A part of Micromonospora chersina genomic DNA contains:
- a CDS encoding FAD-dependent monooxygenase, producing MIRTMLRMRARQGCEPAVRSAWGTIAGRIGGLPGNLRHELLLDALDPRGFVVVTEWADEAALGAYREGPVAARLAELFRPLTEPAGPADYPVLREDGTGDSTVYVDVELTVPAPRLAEFHRGYPEVRARMAGIPGYRREQLLREPGSDVHHIFAEWNSAAEFLRWIADPAHASAQAGPIAPFLLDIRRRLFHVVPDGGGRRQPTTGREADVHRETDVLVVGAGPAGLTVAVELARRGIDCRVIDKLATPAGQADKAIGVHCRTMEIWEEQGVVREAMDAGIWLTGNMVFVNGVETHRMSWELPGLPYAHLGLPQYETERILTARLATLGVRPQRGAELVDFTQDDDGVTATVTTADGGTETVRARYLVGCDGAHSRVRELLGLTFTGGLGRFPQLFMLGDVDVDWDMPDGHLLRFLHETDGRMDGMLVCVPLRGERRYRIATLAPPRFFAQTGGQDAPPGFSAELGSPTLADVQAALDHLAPPGTRASNLRWSSVFRISHGIVDRYRDGRVFVVGDAAHLHPPAGGQGMNTGIQDAWNLAWKLGLAVRGLAAPGLLDSYETERRPEGEEIVGRAVRMAFTDELDREDLKRQFLQEMSMLLSYAGSPLVGETVSDPDALRDAPRPGDRAPDVDGLLRRGVGHPLRLRDLTRGTRHTLLLYADESADEAALRAIAELCADVRRQTAEEVDAYLLLSPDAAEPRLLAPPVLRDADGRFRAVYGVTGTGLYLIRPDGHVGFRGQPVDPDALRKHLRLVFGGAR from the coding sequence ATGATCAGGACGATGCTCCGGATGCGCGCGCGTCAGGGCTGCGAGCCGGCCGTGCGGTCCGCGTGGGGCACGATCGCGGGGCGGATCGGCGGGCTGCCCGGCAACCTCCGGCACGAGCTGCTGCTCGACGCCCTGGACCCGCGCGGGTTCGTCGTCGTCACCGAGTGGGCCGACGAGGCGGCGCTGGGCGCGTACCGGGAGGGGCCGGTGGCCGCCCGGCTGGCCGAGCTGTTCCGGCCGCTGACCGAGCCGGCCGGCCCCGCCGACTACCCGGTGCTGCGGGAGGACGGGACCGGCGACTCGACGGTCTACGTGGACGTGGAACTCACCGTGCCGGCGCCCCGCCTCGCCGAGTTCCACCGGGGCTACCCCGAGGTCAGGGCCCGGATGGCCGGGATACCCGGGTACCGGCGCGAGCAGTTGCTGCGCGAACCCGGATCGGACGTGCACCACATCTTCGCCGAGTGGAACAGCGCCGCGGAGTTCCTCCGCTGGATCGCCGACCCGGCCCACGCCTCCGCGCAGGCCGGGCCGATCGCGCCGTTCCTTCTCGACATCCGGCGCCGCCTGTTCCACGTCGTGCCCGACGGGGGCGGCCGGCGACAACCCACCACGGGCAGGGAGGCCGACGTGCACAGGGAAACGGACGTACTCGTCGTCGGGGCGGGGCCCGCCGGGCTCACCGTCGCCGTCGAGCTGGCCCGGCGGGGCATCGACTGCCGGGTGATCGACAAGCTGGCCACCCCGGCCGGCCAGGCCGACAAGGCGATCGGCGTGCACTGCCGCACCATGGAGATCTGGGAGGAGCAGGGCGTCGTCCGGGAGGCCATGGACGCCGGCATCTGGCTGACCGGCAACATGGTCTTCGTCAACGGGGTGGAGACCCACCGGATGAGCTGGGAGCTGCCCGGCCTGCCGTACGCGCACCTCGGCCTGCCCCAGTACGAAACCGAGCGCATCCTCACCGCCCGGCTGGCCACCCTCGGGGTACGCCCGCAGCGCGGCGCCGAGCTTGTCGACTTCACCCAGGACGACGACGGCGTGACGGCCACCGTCACCACCGCCGACGGCGGCACCGAGACGGTCCGCGCCAGGTACCTGGTCGGCTGCGACGGCGCGCACAGCCGTGTGCGGGAACTGCTCGGGCTCACCTTCACGGGCGGGCTGGGCCGGTTCCCGCAGCTGTTCATGCTCGGCGACGTCGACGTGGACTGGGACATGCCCGACGGTCACCTGCTGCGGTTCCTGCACGAGACCGACGGCCGCATGGACGGCATGCTGGTCTGCGTACCGCTGCGCGGCGAGCGCCGCTACCGCATCGCCACCCTGGCCCCGCCCCGCTTCTTCGCGCAGACCGGCGGGCAGGACGCGCCGCCCGGGTTCAGCGCGGAACTGGGCTCGCCCACCCTGGCCGACGTCCAGGCCGCCCTCGACCACCTCGCCCCGCCCGGCACCCGCGCCTCGAACCTGCGCTGGTCGTCGGTGTTCCGGATCAGCCACGGCATCGTGGACCGCTACCGCGACGGCCGGGTGTTCGTGGTCGGCGACGCGGCCCACCTGCACCCGCCGGCCGGCGGCCAGGGCATGAACACCGGGATCCAGGACGCCTGGAACCTGGCCTGGAAGCTGGGCCTGGCGGTGCGCGGGCTCGCCGCGCCCGGCCTGCTGGACAGCTACGAGACCGAGCGGCGGCCGGAGGGTGAGGAGATCGTCGGCCGCGCGGTGCGGATGGCGTTCACCGACGAACTGGACCGCGAGGACCTGAAGCGGCAGTTCCTCCAGGAGATGTCGATGCTGCTCAGCTACGCGGGCAGCCCGCTGGTCGGCGAGACCGTGTCCGATCCGGACGCCCTGCGCGACGCGCCCCGCCCCGGTGACCGCGCCCCCGACGTGGACGGGCTGCTCCGGCGCGGCGTCGGCCACCCGCTGCGGCTGCGCGACCTGACCCGCGGCACCCGGCACACGCTGCTGCTCTACGCCGACGAGTCGGCCGACGAGGCGGCGCTGAGGGCGATCGCCGAGCTCTGCGCCGACGTGCGGCGGCAGACGGCCGAGGAGGTCGACGCGTACCTGCTGCTCAGCCCGGACGCCGCCGAGCCGCGGCTGCTCGCCCCGCCGGTGCTGCGCGACGCCGACGGCCGGTTCCGCGCCGTGTACGGGGTGACCGGCACCGGGCTGTACCTGATCCGCCCGGACGGGCACGTCGGGTTCCGCGGCCAGCCGGTCGACCCCGACGCGCTCCGCAAGCACCTGCGCCTGGTGTTCGGCGGTGCCCGGTGA
- a CDS encoding putative quinol monooxygenase, which produces MTRVRTVLAMRTREGCEERFEAEWRTAAEEIRTLDGCLHQDLVRDADDPRSYLIISDWADRERLDAFGRSEHRDRLLRIIRELRESAQRHTYQVLHSVGGAPEEDR; this is translated from the coding sequence GTGACCCGCGTCCGGACCGTGCTGGCGATGCGGACCCGGGAGGGCTGCGAGGAGCGCTTCGAGGCGGAGTGGCGCACCGCGGCCGAGGAGATCCGCACGCTGGACGGCTGCCTGCACCAGGACCTGGTCCGCGACGCCGACGACCCGCGCAGCTATCTGATCATCAGCGACTGGGCGGACCGGGAGCGGCTGGACGCCTTCGGCCGCAGCGAGCACCGGGACCGGCTGCTGCGCATCATCCGCGAACTGCGCGAGTCCGCCCAGCGGCACACCTACCAGGTGCTGCACAGCGTGGGCGGCGCACCGGAGGAGGACCGATGA
- a CDS encoding cytochrome P450 family protein, with translation MTEDAVPAGELYTDGFAADPYPTFARLRTERPVCPVSSPRFDSWLITRFDDARAALTDPRLSKDLYGPGQHYLRIFGPNSEGLNRNMLNSDPPEHTRLRRVVSQAFAPRRIEALRPRVAQVVDHLIDKMLPQGQAELMHDFAIPLPMTVICELLGVPPQDHDRVLDWTQVIRTSGSTRRPPQEERAAVQEAQLRLHHYFADLVRAKRDDPADDIIGALIDAVDRDGTLSEAELVTTTFLLVFAGHQTTADFLGNAVLALLTHPEQLELLRATPQLLPAAIEELLRFDGPLPVASPRIATEDVEYQGVCIPQGSIVGVAINAANHDPAHFTDPDRLDLRRVRGPHLGFGHGVHYCLGVSLARMEAQIALAALLRRLPGLRLGVPVEEVRRLPAASPFRGLLELPVTFAA, from the coding sequence ATGACCGAGGACGCCGTGCCGGCGGGCGAGCTCTACACCGACGGGTTCGCCGCCGACCCCTACCCGACCTTCGCGCGGCTGCGTACCGAGCGGCCGGTGTGCCCGGTCAGCTCCCCGCGCTTCGACTCCTGGCTGATCACCCGCTTCGACGACGCCCGGGCCGCGCTGACCGACCCGCGGCTGTCCAAGGACCTCTACGGTCCCGGGCAGCACTACCTGCGGATCTTCGGGCCGAACTCGGAGGGCCTGAACCGCAACATGCTCAACTCGGACCCGCCGGAGCACACCCGGCTGCGCCGGGTGGTGTCCCAGGCGTTCGCGCCGCGGCGGATCGAGGCGCTGCGGCCGCGCGTGGCGCAGGTCGTCGACCACCTCATCGACAAGATGCTCCCGCAGGGCCAGGCGGAGCTGATGCACGACTTCGCCATCCCGCTGCCCATGACGGTCATCTGCGAGCTGCTCGGCGTGCCGCCGCAGGACCACGACCGGGTGCTCGACTGGACCCAGGTGATCCGCACCTCCGGCTCGACCCGCCGGCCGCCCCAGGAGGAACGGGCGGCCGTGCAGGAGGCCCAGCTCCGGCTGCACCACTACTTCGCCGACCTGGTACGCGCCAAGCGCGACGACCCGGCCGACGACATCATCGGCGCGCTTATCGACGCGGTCGACCGCGACGGGACGCTCTCCGAGGCCGAGCTGGTCACCACCACGTTCCTGCTGGTGTTCGCCGGGCACCAGACCACCGCGGACTTCCTCGGCAACGCGGTGCTCGCCCTGCTCACCCACCCCGAGCAGCTCGAACTGCTGCGCGCCACGCCCCAGCTGCTGCCCGCGGCCATCGAGGAGCTGCTCCGGTTCGACGGCCCGCTGCCGGTGGCCAGCCCGCGGATCGCCACCGAGGACGTCGAGTACCAGGGGGTCTGCATCCCCCAGGGGTCGATCGTCGGCGTGGCCATCAACGCGGCGAACCACGACCCCGCCCACTTCACCGACCCGGACCGGCTGGACCTGCGCCGGGTCCGCGGCCCGCACCTGGGCTTCGGGCACGGCGTGCACTACTGCCTCGGCGTCTCGCTGGCCCGGATGGAGGCGCAGATCGCGCTCGCCGCGCTGCTGCGCCGGCTGCCCGGGCTGCGGCTCGGCGTGCCCGTCGAGGAGGTACGCCGGCTGCCGGCCGCGTCGCCGTTCCGCGGCCTGCTGGAGCTGCCCGTCACCTTCGCCGCCTGA
- a CDS encoding TcmI family type II polyketide cyclase — MVFRNVIVCHMVPGSDKIVGDVFGHYDQATRPQDLGVIGRILLSHHDLYIHVIEREQDPRISGQTRGLPAFQKIAEAIGPYVTPYPRYWKNPSDSVAKEFYHWAPEGEPPTDTTLTVIVGRIKPGAEPDVARVFAESDAGSLPTELGVTGRWLYSIDDVYVHLLEQETSAAEATRNNHDAKPVFAKIMQDLAPYVSPYRPEEWHGPQDSVATVFYRWQAQD, encoded by the coding sequence ATGGTCTTCCGGAACGTGATCGTCTGCCACATGGTCCCCGGCAGCGACAAGATCGTCGGGGATGTCTTCGGCCACTACGACCAGGCCACCCGGCCCCAGGACCTCGGGGTCATCGGGCGGATCCTGCTGTCCCACCACGACCTCTACATCCACGTCATCGAGCGCGAGCAGGACCCGAGGATCTCCGGCCAGACCCGGGGGCTGCCCGCGTTCCAGAAGATCGCCGAGGCCATCGGCCCGTACGTGACGCCGTACCCGAGGTACTGGAAGAACCCGTCCGACTCGGTGGCGAAGGAGTTCTACCACTGGGCCCCGGAGGGGGAGCCGCCCACGGACACCACCCTGACCGTGATCGTCGGGCGGATCAAGCCCGGCGCCGAACCGGACGTGGCCCGGGTCTTCGCCGAGTCGGACGCCGGGTCGCTGCCGACCGAGCTGGGCGTCACCGGGCGCTGGCTCTACTCGATCGACGACGTCTACGTCCACCTGCTCGAACAGGAGACGTCGGCGGCCGAGGCGACCCGGAACAACCACGACGCCAAGCCGGTCTTCGCGAAGATCATGCAGGACCTCGCCCCCTACGTCAGCCCGTACCGGCCGGAGGAGTGGCACGGCCCGCAGGACTCGGTGGCCACCGTGTTCTACCGCTGGCAGGCCCAGGACTGA
- a CDS encoding DUF2238 domain-containing protein, translating into MSRARRLVPPALLVLVLAALVASGIRPYDRLTWLLETVWVLVGVPLVLVTWRRFPLTTLLCCLLAAHALILVVGGHYSYARTPLGDWAREAFHLSRNPYDRLGHFAQGFVPAILVREILIRRSPLRGSRWLAPLVVCACLAFSALFEMIEWWAALAGGSAADDFLATQGDVWDTQWDMFLALVGAITSLALLSRLHDRQLPAAPPGAADVRAARTGPSPKP; encoded by the coding sequence GTGTCCCGAGCACGCAGACTCGTCCCACCGGCGCTGCTGGTCCTCGTCCTCGCCGCCCTCGTAGCCTCCGGCATCCGCCCGTACGACCGGCTGACCTGGCTGCTGGAGACGGTCTGGGTGCTCGTCGGCGTCCCCCTGGTGCTGGTCACCTGGCGCCGGTTCCCGCTGACCACGCTGCTCTGCTGCCTGCTCGCCGCGCACGCGCTGATCCTCGTGGTCGGCGGCCACTACAGCTACGCGCGCACACCGCTCGGTGACTGGGCGCGCGAGGCGTTCCACCTGTCCCGCAACCCGTACGACCGGCTCGGCCACTTCGCCCAGGGCTTCGTGCCGGCCATCCTGGTCCGCGAGATCCTGATCCGCCGGTCGCCGCTGCGCGGCAGCCGCTGGCTCGCGCCGCTGGTCGTCTGCGCCTGCCTGGCGTTCAGCGCACTCTTCGAGATGATCGAGTGGTGGGCGGCGCTGGCCGGCGGGTCGGCCGCCGACGACTTCCTCGCCACCCAGGGCGACGTCTGGGACACCCAGTGGGACATGTTCCTGGCGCTGGTCGGCGCGATCACCTCGCTGGCGCTGCTCAGCCGCCTGCACGACCGCCAGTTGCCGGCCGCCCCGCCGGGCGCCGCCGATGTCCGGGCGGCCCGGACCGGGCCGTCACCGAAACCCTGA
- a CDS encoding DUF1622 domain-containing protein: MPTKEIIQHVGTLLDLAGVVVIAVGVAIATVVFALRWWRTRQVVDHYREYRQGVGRAILLGLELLVAGDIIRTVAVSPTFTSVGVLALIVLVRTFLSVSLQVELDGRWPWQGKVPIGGSGVGSRPQS, from the coding sequence GTGCCGACCAAGGAGATCATCCAGCACGTCGGCACGCTCCTGGACCTGGCCGGGGTGGTGGTCATCGCGGTCGGCGTCGCGATCGCCACTGTCGTCTTCGCGCTGCGCTGGTGGCGCACCCGGCAGGTCGTCGACCACTACCGGGAGTACCGGCAGGGGGTGGGGCGGGCCATCCTGCTCGGCCTGGAACTGCTTGTCGCGGGAGACATCATCCGGACCGTGGCGGTGTCGCCCACCTTCACCAGCGTCGGCGTCCTGGCGCTCATCGTGCTGGTCCGGACGTTCCTCAGCGTCTCGCTCCAGGTGGAGCTGGACGGTCGCTGGCCGTGGCAGGGCAAGGTGCCGATCGGCGGCTCCGGCGTCGGGTCCCGACCGCAGAGCTAA
- a CDS encoding macro domain-containing protein has translation MTPLRIIKGDATSPQAKGRKVIAHVCNDLGGWGKGFVLAISRRWPEPERDYREWHRHRAGNDFGLGATRLVRVAPDVWVANMVGQRGMRRGSAGPPIRYDAVERCLSALADQADELGASVHMPRIGCGLAGGTWDRIEPLVVRTLCARDVPVTVYDRD, from the coding sequence GTGACACCGCTCCGGATCATCAAGGGCGACGCGACCAGCCCGCAGGCCAAGGGTCGCAAGGTGATCGCGCACGTCTGCAACGACCTGGGCGGCTGGGGGAAGGGCTTCGTGCTGGCCATCTCCCGCCGCTGGCCGGAGCCGGAGCGCGACTACCGGGAGTGGCACCGGCACCGGGCCGGCAACGACTTCGGGCTCGGCGCCACCCGCCTGGTGCGGGTCGCGCCGGACGTGTGGGTGGCCAACATGGTCGGCCAGCGCGGGATGCGGCGGGGCAGCGCCGGGCCGCCGATCCGCTACGACGCGGTCGAGCGCTGCCTGTCCGCCCTCGCCGACCAGGCCGACGAGCTGGGCGCGTCGGTGCACATGCCTCGCATCGGCTGCGGCCTGGCCGGCGGCACCTGGGACCGGATCGAGCCGCTGGTGGTCCGCACGCTCTGCGCCCGGGACGTCCCGGTCACCGTCTACGACCGGGACTGA
- the ygiD gene encoding 4,5-DOPA dioxygenase extradiol: MSEQNTQTVLPAAFFGHGNPMNALEVNRYTAAWREFGRSVPRPRAILVVSAHWYIGATAVTAMPRPRTIHDFYGFPQQLFDVRYPAPGLPELAEEISDVVHPTWVGADLDSWGIDHGTWSVLTHAFPDADIPVVQLSINAFKPFDYHLDLGARLAPLRERGVLVVASGNVVHNLGGVDPRLTDEGFDWARRFDDAARETVQDAPTEVARLDGHRDFDLAVPTPDHFIPLLYLAGLAGAAGDRPDVLVDGYAYGSLSMTAYTLGLRCGGEQPPGGAAALPGGVPPDSANI, encoded by the coding sequence ATGAGCGAGCAGAACACCCAGACGGTGCTGCCGGCGGCGTTCTTCGGGCACGGCAACCCGATGAACGCGCTGGAGGTCAACCGCTACACCGCCGCCTGGCGCGAGTTCGGCCGGTCGGTGCCCCGGCCCCGCGCCATCCTGGTGGTCTCCGCGCACTGGTACATCGGCGCCACCGCGGTCACCGCGATGCCCCGGCCGCGCACCATCCACGACTTCTACGGCTTCCCGCAGCAGCTCTTCGACGTGCGCTATCCGGCGCCCGGGCTGCCGGAGCTGGCCGAGGAGATCAGCGACGTGGTGCACCCCACCTGGGTCGGCGCCGACCTGGACTCCTGGGGCATCGACCACGGCACCTGGTCGGTGCTGACCCACGCGTTCCCCGACGCCGACATCCCGGTGGTGCAGCTCAGCATCAACGCGTTCAAGCCGTTCGACTACCACCTCGACCTCGGCGCCCGGCTCGCCCCGCTGCGCGAGCGCGGCGTGCTGGTGGTGGCCAGCGGCAACGTGGTGCACAACCTGGGCGGGGTCGACCCGCGGCTGACCGACGAGGGCTTCGACTGGGCGCGCCGCTTCGACGACGCCGCCCGGGAGACGGTCCAGGACGCCCCGACCGAGGTGGCCCGGCTGGACGGGCACCGGGACTTCGACCTCGCGGTGCCGACACCGGACCACTTCATCCCGCTGCTCTACCTGGCCGGGCTGGCCGGCGCCGCCGGGGACCGCCCCGACGTGCTGGTCGACGGGTACGCGTACGGGTCGCTGTCGATGACCGCGTACACCCTCGGGTTGCGCTGCGGGGGCGAGCAGCCGCCGGGCGGCGCGGCGGCGCTGCCCGGCGGGGTGCCACCGGACTCCGCCAACATCTGA
- a CDS encoding heavy metal translocating P-type ATPase: MQHEQGHHGAHHEPHAGHDEHAGHDQRGTHDQHAGHGQHGGHDKHAGHDPEQFRRKFWLSLALTVPIVLTSHMVMDWLGYSLDFPGVRWVGPVLGTVVFFYGGWPFLVGGVREVRDRAPGMMLLISMAITVAYLASLATSLGLFDLDFWWELAALVTIMLLGHWQEMKAIGQAQGALAALAALLPDDAERLDESGAAHRVPVADLRVGDLVLVRSGGRVAADGRIVDGAAELDESMITGESRPVPRAVGDRVVAGTVATDSALRVRVEAVGEDTALAGIGRLVAQAQSSGGRAQVLADRFAALLFYVAAVAGLATFVAWLVLGNTDEAVIRTVTVLVIACPHALGLAIPLVVALSTALSARAGILVKDRLALERMRTVDAVLFDKTGTLTKGRHTLTGVAATGGLDEDGALRLAGAVEADSEHPLARALVTAAQDRGLGATARDFRSLTGRGVRATVDGADWAVGGPALLRELGADVPAELTRAAEGWSRRGAAVLHLVRLPDGGRPEVVGAFALEDEVRPEARAAIAELREQGVKKIVMITGDARPVAEAVAADLGFRPGVDEVFAEVLPADKDTAVTELQSRGLTVAMVGDGVNDAPALARADVGVAIGAGTDVAIESAGVVLASSDPRGVTGVIRLSRASYRKMRQNLAWAAGYNVVAIPLAAGVLAWAGVALSPAVGAVLMSASTIVVALNAQLLRRVRLTPADD; the protein is encoded by the coding sequence ATGCAACACGAACAGGGGCACCACGGCGCGCACCACGAGCCGCACGCGGGGCACGACGAGCACGCGGGGCACGACCAGCGCGGCACGCACGACCAGCACGCCGGCCACGGCCAGCACGGCGGCCACGACAAGCACGCGGGGCACGACCCCGAGCAGTTCCGCCGGAAGTTCTGGCTGAGCCTCGCGCTGACCGTGCCGATCGTGCTGACCAGCCACATGGTCATGGACTGGCTCGGCTACTCGCTGGACTTCCCGGGCGTCCGCTGGGTCGGCCCGGTGCTGGGCACCGTCGTCTTCTTCTACGGCGGCTGGCCGTTCCTGGTCGGCGGCGTCCGCGAGGTACGCGACCGGGCGCCCGGCATGATGCTGCTGATCTCGATGGCGATCACCGTCGCCTACCTGGCCTCGCTGGCCACCAGCCTCGGCCTGTTCGACCTGGACTTCTGGTGGGAGCTGGCCGCCCTGGTCACCATCATGCTGCTGGGCCACTGGCAGGAGATGAAGGCGATCGGGCAGGCCCAGGGCGCCCTGGCGGCGCTCGCCGCGCTGCTGCCCGACGACGCCGAACGCCTCGACGAGTCCGGCGCCGCGCACCGGGTGCCGGTGGCGGACCTGCGGGTCGGCGACCTGGTGCTGGTCCGCTCCGGCGGCCGTGTCGCGGCGGACGGCCGCATCGTCGACGGCGCCGCCGAACTGGACGAGTCGATGATCACGGGGGAGTCCCGGCCGGTGCCGCGCGCCGTCGGGGACCGGGTGGTCGCCGGCACGGTGGCCACCGACTCGGCTCTCCGGGTGCGCGTCGAGGCCGTCGGCGAGGACACCGCGCTCGCCGGCATCGGCCGCCTCGTCGCCCAGGCGCAGTCCTCCGGCGGCCGTGCACAGGTGCTCGCCGACCGGTTCGCGGCGCTGCTGTTCTACGTGGCGGCCGTCGCCGGTCTGGCCACCTTCGTGGCCTGGCTGGTGCTCGGCAACACCGACGAGGCCGTGATCCGGACCGTGACGGTGCTCGTGATCGCCTGCCCGCACGCCCTCGGGCTGGCCATCCCGCTCGTCGTGGCGCTCTCCACGGCGCTCTCCGCCCGCGCCGGCATCCTGGTGAAGGACCGGCTCGCCCTGGAGCGGATGCGCACCGTCGACGCGGTGCTGTTCGACAAGACCGGCACCCTCACCAAGGGGCGGCACACCCTGACCGGGGTGGCCGCCACGGGCGGGCTGGACGAGGACGGCGCGCTGCGCCTCGCCGGCGCGGTCGAGGCGGACAGCGAGCACCCGCTCGCCCGGGCGCTCGTCACCGCCGCGCAGGACCGGGGCCTCGGGGCGACGGCCCGGGACTTCCGCTCCCTGACCGGCCGGGGCGTACGCGCCACGGTGGACGGCGCCGACTGGGCGGTGGGCGGTCCGGCCCTGCTGCGCGAACTGGGCGCCGACGTGCCCGCCGAGCTGACCCGGGCGGCGGAGGGCTGGTCCCGGCGGGGCGCCGCGGTGCTGCACCTGGTCCGGCTTCCCGACGGCGGCCGCCCCGAGGTGGTCGGCGCGTTCGCCCTCGAGGACGAGGTCCGGCCCGAGGCACGGGCGGCCATCGCCGAGCTGCGCGAGCAGGGGGTGAAGAAGATCGTCATGATCACCGGGGACGCCCGGCCGGTGGCCGAGGCGGTCGCGGCCGACCTGGGCTTCCGCCCCGGCGTGGACGAGGTGTTCGCCGAGGTCCTCCCGGCCGACAAGGACACGGCCGTCACCGAACTCCAGTCCCGCGGGCTGACCGTGGCGATGGTCGGCGACGGGGTGAACGACGCCCCGGCCCTCGCCCGCGCCGACGTGGGCGTGGCCATCGGCGCCGGCACCGACGTGGCGATCGAGTCGGCCGGGGTGGTGCTGGCCAGCTCCGACCCCCGCGGGGTCACCGGCGTGATCCGGCTGTCCCGGGCGTCGTACCGGAAGATGCGGCAGAACCTGGCCTGGGCGGCCGGCTACAACGTGGTGGCCATCCCGCTCGCGGCCGGCGTCCTGGCGTGGGCGGGCGTCGCGCTCAGCCCGGCGGTGGGCGCGGTGCTGATGTCCGCCTCCACCATCGTGGTCGCGCTCAACGCCCAGCTGCTCCGCCGGGTCCGGCTCACCCCGGCGGACGACTGA
- a CDS encoding TOBE domain-containing protein, with amino-acid sequence MTAFRIGEAAELLGVSADTVRRWIDAGRLPATRDEHGHRVLDGADLAAFVRAPGHPELSSARNRLRGIVTAVVKDTVMAQVDIQAGPFRIVSLMSREAVDDLDLQVGSVAVAVIKSTTVVVERAPAPKGRTSP; translated from the coding sequence GTGACGGCGTTCCGGATCGGCGAGGCCGCCGAACTGCTCGGAGTCAGCGCGGACACGGTCCGCCGCTGGATCGACGCCGGTCGGCTGCCGGCCACCCGCGACGAGCACGGCCACCGGGTGCTCGACGGGGCCGACCTGGCCGCGTTCGTCCGCGCCCCCGGTCACCCCGAGCTCTCCTCGGCCCGCAACCGGCTGCGCGGCATCGTCACCGCCGTCGTCAAGGACACCGTGATGGCCCAGGTCGACATCCAGGCCGGGCCGTTCCGGATCGTGTCGCTGATGAGCCGCGAGGCCGTCGACGACCTCGACCTCCAGGTCGGCTCGGTGGCCGTCGCCGTGATCAAGTCGACCACCGTCGTGGTGGAGCGCGCTCCCGCCCCGAAGGGAAGGACCAGCCCGTGA
- the modA gene encoding molybdate ABC transporter substrate-binding protein, translating into MRAALAGVAALALSLTGCGAGDEASAGTRDTVTVFAAASLTGTFTKLGREFEAAHPGTRVVLNFAGSSALATQIAQGAPADVFASASPATMKTVTDAGDAAGPPAVLVRNQLVIAVPEGNPDRVGGLADLGRPGVKVALCAEQVPCGAAARSALDAAGVRLTPATLEQDVKGALSKVTLGEVDAALVYRTDVRAATGLAAVEFPESARAVNDYPIVVLKHAGNPDGARAFVEHVRSDAGLAVLAAAGFQAPPSR; encoded by the coding sequence ATCCGCGCCGCCCTGGCCGGGGTGGCCGCGCTGGCCCTGTCCCTCACCGGCTGCGGCGCCGGCGACGAGGCCAGCGCCGGCACGCGCGACACGGTGACCGTGTTCGCCGCCGCCTCGCTAACCGGGACCTTCACGAAGCTCGGCAGGGAGTTCGAGGCCGCCCACCCCGGCACCCGGGTCGTCCTCAACTTCGCCGGCAGCTCGGCGCTCGCCACCCAGATCGCCCAGGGCGCCCCGGCCGACGTGTTCGCCTCCGCCTCCCCGGCCACCATGAAGACCGTCACCGACGCCGGTGACGCCGCCGGGCCGCCGGCCGTCCTGGTCCGCAACCAACTCGTCATCGCCGTACCCGAGGGCAACCCGGACCGGGTTGGTGGCCTGGCCGACCTGGGCCGCCCGGGGGTGAAGGTGGCGCTCTGCGCCGAGCAGGTGCCGTGCGGCGCGGCGGCGAGGAGCGCCCTCGACGCGGCCGGCGTGCGGCTCACCCCGGCCACCCTGGAGCAGGACGTCAAGGGCGCGCTGTCCAAGGTGACGCTCGGCGAGGTCGACGCGGCGCTTGTCTACCGCACCGACGTCCGCGCCGCCACCGGGCTGGCCGCCGTCGAGTTCCCCGAGTCCGCCCGGGCGGTCAACGACTACCCGATCGTGGTGCTGAAGCACGCCGGCAACCCGGACGGGGCCCGCGCCTTCGTCGAGCACGTCCGCTCCGACGCCGGCCTGGCCGTGCTCGCCGCCGCCGGGTTCCAGGCCCCGCCGAGCCGGTGA